The proteins below come from a single uncultured Dethiosulfovibrio sp. genomic window:
- a CDS encoding methyl-accepting chemotaxis protein has product MTEKDLSMEFAVLKGIKSAMPDPYYVRDMEYNVILWPKAIEELTGYSAEEASRIKCGDIFRASVCKDCPTQKCVMSGSFLKDAQVDVYHKDGHRITALVSNAGVYDEEGNPLGAVEIVKDYTAYSNLVSKIGSITGQLASLAEELAASSEEVSSMSETMNVQAEGVSASADKGLGAAKSMEEKALTCIHFAHDADDGMEQVGKSMGFSTAKIHELMGKSESIGNVISTIQNIAKRTNLLALNAAIEAARAGEAGRGFAVVAEEVKNLANNSLLSVKEIAETIEEIVSLVSLATDSISDTESELASGREVLKKLIDQIGVIGKEASSQVEVVTEISSSAGESVTISRHQQRSMTEVAEAGQTIASISQDLQNEFETFSKINM; this is encoded by the coding sequence ATGACGGAAAAAGATCTTTCCATGGAGTTTGCCGTTTTGAAGGGGATAAAGTCCGCCATGCCCGATCCCTATTACGTCAGGGATATGGAGTACAACGTTATACTGTGGCCTAAGGCAATAGAGGAGCTGACCGGCTATTCCGCCGAGGAAGCGTCCCGGATAAAGTGTGGCGATATATTCCGAGCGTCGGTCTGCAAAGACTGCCCTACCCAGAAATGCGTCATGAGCGGATCTTTCCTGAAGGACGCCCAGGTCGACGTCTACCATAAGGACGGACACAGGATAACCGCGCTGGTATCCAACGCAGGGGTTTACGACGAGGAGGGCAACCCTCTGGGGGCGGTGGAGATAGTCAAGGACTATACCGCCTACTCCAACTTGGTGTCCAAAATAGGCTCTATCACAGGGCAGTTGGCCTCCCTGGCGGAGGAACTGGCCGCCTCTTCCGAGGAAGTTTCCTCCATGTCGGAGACCATGAATGTACAGGCGGAGGGGGTGTCTGCCTCAGCGGACAAGGGGCTGGGAGCCGCTAAGTCCATGGAGGAAAAGGCCTTAACCTGTATCCACTTTGCCCATGACGCCGACGATGGAATGGAGCAAGTCGGTAAATCTATGGGGTTCTCCACGGCAAAGATACACGAGCTAATGGGAAAATCGGAGAGCATCGGTAACGTCATATCGACCATCCAGAATATAGCTAAACGTACCAATCTCCTGGCCCTCAACGCCGCTATAGAGGCGGCCAGGGCGGGGGAGGCGGGGCGAGGCTTTGCGGTCGTTGCCGAGGAGGTCAAAAACCTCGCAAACAACTCTCTTCTCTCGGTGAAGGAGATAGCGGAGACCATAGAGGAAATCGTGTCTTTGGTCTCTTTGGCCACAGACTCTATCTCCGATACCGAATCGGAGTTGGCCTCCGGCAGGGAAGTCCTTAAAAAGCTGATCGACCAGATCGGCGTTATAGGAAAAGAGGCGTCCAGCCAGGTCGAGGTAGTGACGGAGATATCCTCCTCCGCCGGGGAGAGCGTCACTATAAGCAGGCACCAGCAGAGGTCGATGACCGAGGTGGCCGAGGCCGGACAGACTATAGCCTCCATATCCCAGGATCTCCAGAACGAGTTTGAGACCTTCAGCAAGATAAATATGTGA
- a CDS encoding GGDEF domain-containing protein codes for MLMDDVICCEGVRTVFQPVVDLFGGQVWGYEFLSRGRPPVESASELFDRAERMGVLWELEALCRDSTLKTLSTVIDSEDRRVFINVTPSVFLNGKFPSSFNRSIVEQMGVRSSQVVIELTERQEVSDYGLLSRRVEEMKEQGFRIAIDDLGAGHSGLIMLASCIPDYIKLDMALIRDIHEEPRKQHIVRSLVGLASQVESRIIAEGVETRQELETLMRLGIRFVQGYLFAKPSCEPFEVSLSQRDMVQSIWDGLQASEGEAPDGLLSMTTRARAMQREEICCKDLWYVMKNTPEFDHGVVLEGKKTVGLVTRNDFASKMGGAYGFHLFQNRPVEAAAKKNFLSVGHSCSVRHLSKLAMERCPEDIYDPVVVVDTRGHYMGTVTMKQVIARSAEIEVRQALTCNPLSGLPGNQEIQRWISRCKGCDSSFALIYADLDRFKEYNDTYGFIDGDGLIKLTASVLQEGFSELGSRVSLGHVGGDDFVAVVTGNLPEGCLDSVCREFDRRKRDFFHQEDWERGFFSSVSRKGEVCKVSPVTLSLAVIEKDNLGKDLHPAKISEIAACLKHRAKQLTYETGRSGWVQERRFHGDSLGGGLQ; via the coding sequence ATGTTGATGGATGATGTGATCTGTTGCGAGGGGGTTAGGACGGTGTTTCAGCCTGTTGTAGATCTCTTCGGTGGTCAGGTGTGGGGATACGAGTTCCTCTCCCGGGGCCGCCCTCCGGTGGAATCGGCCTCCGAGCTGTTCGACAGGGCAGAGCGGATGGGGGTTCTGTGGGAATTAGAGGCTCTTTGTCGAGATTCTACCCTTAAAACGCTCTCTACGGTGATCGATTCGGAGGACAGAAGGGTGTTTATAAACGTGACTCCCTCGGTTTTTCTGAATGGAAAATTTCCTTCTTCTTTTAATCGTTCGATAGTGGAACAGATGGGCGTCAGATCGTCTCAGGTGGTGATAGAGCTTACCGAGAGACAGGAAGTCTCCGATTATGGCCTCCTGTCCCGGCGGGTCGAGGAGATGAAGGAGCAGGGTTTTCGGATAGCCATAGACGACCTAGGTGCGGGCCATTCGGGGCTTATAATGCTGGCGTCCTGCATACCGGACTACATAAAACTGGATATGGCCCTTATCCGGGATATCCACGAGGAACCGAGGAAACAGCATATAGTTCGATCGCTGGTCGGGCTGGCCTCTCAGGTCGAGTCCAGGATTATCGCCGAAGGAGTGGAGACGAGACAGGAGCTCGAGACCCTGATGAGGCTGGGGATTCGCTTCGTCCAGGGCTACCTTTTCGCTAAACCTTCCTGTGAGCCTTTCGAGGTATCCCTCTCTCAGAGGGATATGGTTCAGTCCATATGGGACGGCCTCCAGGCCAGTGAGGGCGAGGCCCCTGACGGACTACTGTCGATGACCACAAGAGCTAGGGCCATGCAGAGGGAGGAAATCTGTTGCAAGGACCTGTGGTACGTCATGAAAAACACCCCCGAATTCGACCATGGAGTGGTCCTGGAAGGCAAAAAAACTGTCGGGCTGGTCACCAGAAACGACTTCGCATCCAAGATGGGAGGAGCCTACGGCTTCCATCTATTCCAGAACAGGCCGGTAGAGGCGGCGGCGAAGAAAAACTTCTTGTCTGTGGGACACAGTTGCTCGGTCCGGCATCTTTCGAAACTGGCTATGGAGCGCTGCCCCGAGGACATTTACGATCCTGTGGTGGTTGTGGACACCAGAGGCCACTATATGGGGACCGTCACCATGAAACAGGTCATAGCCAGGTCGGCTGAGATAGAGGTCAGGCAGGCCCTCACCTGTAATCCCCTGAGCGGCCTTCCGGGAAATCAGGAAATTCAGCGGTGGATATCCAGATGTAAAGGCTGTGATTCGTCCTTCGCCTTGATATACGCCGATCTGGACCGTTTCAAAGAGTACAACGACACCTACGGCTTTATCGATGGAGACGGTCTTATAAAGCTCACCGCCTCGGTGCTTCAGGAGGGTTTCAGTGAGTTGGGAAGCAGAGTCTCCCTGGGACACGTAGGGGGAGACGACTTCGTGGCGGTGGTCACGGGGAATCTGCCCGAGGGATGCCTGGATTCGGTGTGCCGAGAGTTCGATAGACGAAAAAGAGACTTCTTTCACCAAGAGGACTGGGAGAGAGGTTTTTTCTCGTCGGTGAGCAGAAAGGGAGAGGTCTGTAAAGTTTCCCCTGTTACCCTTAGTTTAGCGGTGATAGAGAAGGATAACTTAGGAAAAGACCTCCATCCCGCCAAAATATCGGAGATAGCCGCCTGCTTAAAGCACAGAGCTAAACAGTTGACCTACGAGACCGGTCGAAGCGGATGGGTTCAGGAACGTCGATTTCATGGAGATAGCTTAGGAGGAGGTCTGCAATGA
- a CDS encoding methyl-accepting chemotaxis protein — MRNISTVLKISILTVVFALALALVTFIGWRNLRATSVALETSYRDMTLPIMWLNDTRAQTRAVEADLYALMINEDPTKNRQLLEDIERRRLINNRNLENYGKTDMDDFEKRKFASAMENLQMARKGLASTLKLAMANENAKAFEDFNKNGGPYLIAFDGDIREIAEYLGEKAGQVDREARGSAAGAVKFMVSFALGAFVLSCLMAIFIAKAITGPMGRMIDLVGLFSQGDLTVRFDGTGKDELSKMAQALNLMADKLRASMTLIAKSSKTLDIQSEKLASSMKRSTSAISSSSDRSDALGDRMQSIAAAGQEINASVEEVAAGAQATARKSSEMAEEVEGATAAGNEGVEAVRVVVSMVARSSKEAEDSAAAVKALGDRINRIQGFVSQIGGIADQTNLLALNAAIEAARAGEHGRGFAVVAEEVRKLAEESAGAAGNIAEMATTIAADLESVFRSVNDNAKSSVESKSMAQDTRAKIEQMIKRLDLIAQATQDLAAVSQEQAASSEEIASAVQDVSTRVSEGAEDTEALSERLDEVTEVAKELLSDSQALSDLGEELRKMVGTFKLEDKSSMPVRVS; from the coding sequence ATGAGAAACATTTCGACGGTACTTAAGATCTCTATCCTTACCGTGGTGTTCGCCCTGGCCCTGGCTCTGGTTACCTTTATAGGCTGGAGGAACCTTAGGGCTACTTCTGTCGCTCTCGAGACCAGCTACCGAGACATGACCTTGCCGATAATGTGGCTGAACGACACCAGGGCTCAGACCAGGGCGGTAGAGGCGGACCTCTACGCCCTTATGATCAACGAGGATCCCACAAAAAATCGACAACTTCTTGAGGATATAGAGAGAAGAAGGCTTATAAACAACCGGAACCTGGAGAACTACGGTAAAACCGATATGGACGATTTCGAGAAACGTAAGTTCGCCTCCGCCATGGAGAACTTGCAGATGGCCAGAAAGGGACTGGCCTCGACCTTGAAGCTGGCCATGGCAAACGAAAACGCCAAAGCCTTCGAGGATTTTAATAAAAACGGCGGCCCCTATCTTATCGCCTTTGACGGAGATATCAGGGAAATCGCCGAATACCTCGGAGAGAAGGCTGGCCAGGTCGACCGAGAGGCCCGGGGCTCCGCCGCCGGTGCGGTTAAGTTCATGGTCTCCTTCGCCCTCGGGGCCTTTGTTCTTTCCTGTCTTATGGCGATCTTCATCGCTAAGGCCATCACCGGGCCTATGGGACGGATGATCGACTTGGTGGGGCTTTTCTCCCAGGGAGACCTGACGGTCCGTTTCGACGGGACAGGAAAGGACGAACTCTCAAAGATGGCTCAGGCTTTGAACCTCATGGCTGATAAGCTCAGGGCCTCTATGACCCTCATAGCCAAGTCCTCCAAAACCCTGGATATCCAGTCGGAGAAACTGGCCTCCTCCATGAAGCGATCCACCTCCGCCATATCGTCCTCCAGCGACAGGTCCGACGCCCTAGGGGACAGAATGCAGTCCATTGCGGCGGCAGGGCAAGAGATAAACGCATCGGTGGAGGAGGTAGCAGCAGGGGCCCAGGCGACCGCCCGTAAGAGCTCCGAAATGGCCGAGGAGGTCGAAGGGGCTACCGCGGCAGGCAACGAGGGAGTGGAGGCTGTGAGAGTGGTAGTCTCTATGGTGGCTCGTTCGTCGAAAGAGGCGGAGGACTCCGCCGCCGCCGTAAAGGCCTTAGGAGACAGGATAAACCGGATTCAGGGCTTCGTCTCTCAGATCGGTGGAATAGCGGACCAGACAAACCTGCTTGCCTTAAACGCCGCCATAGAGGCCGCTAGGGCCGGGGAGCACGGCAGGGGATTTGCGGTAGTAGCCGAAGAGGTCCGAAAGCTGGCGGAGGAGTCGGCTGGTGCGGCGGGCAACATAGCTGAAATGGCCACAACCATAGCCGCCGATCTGGAGAGCGTCTTCAGATCGGTCAACGACAACGCAAAAAGCTCCGTCGAATCTAAGTCCATGGCCCAGGACACCAGGGCTAAAATAGAGCAGATGATAAAGAGGCTCGATCTGATCGCCCAGGCGACCCAGGATCTGGCGGCGGTGTCCCAGGAACAGGCCGCCTCCAGCGAGGAGATAGCCTCGGCGGTCCAGGACGTATCCACCAGGGTATCCGAGGGAGCGGAGGACACCGAGGCCCTAAGCGAAAGACTTGACGAGGTCACAGAGGTCGCCAAAGAACTGTTATCCGACTCCCAGGCCCTGAGCGATCTAGGGGAGGAACTGAGAAAGATGGTAGGAACCTTCAAGCTGGAGGATAAGTCGTCTATGCCCGTCAGGGTTTCCTAG